Part of the Lolium rigidum isolate FL_2022 chromosome 6, APGP_CSIRO_Lrig_0.1, whole genome shotgun sequence genome, AAGGTATGGTTCAAAAATGTCCCCATCATGATTTACCACCTTGGTATGTTTTACATGTCTTTTATGGAGGACTAGAACAAGATAATAAAAGAGAGTTAGATTTTTTTATCTGGTGGATCTTTTATGGAACTCACAACCGAGCAAGCTTGGATATTTTTAGACAAAGTTCTTAGAAATAGAGTATCATGGGGCTTTGATCTTGGTAGTGAGGGAGAAATAGAAATTGAATATGATTGTCTAAATATTAATAAAAACACCGGGCAATTAAAGAAACAACTAATGATCTTAATCTTGATGATGTTATGGTATTGAATGTTCTTCAAGCTTTTACAGAATTCATTGAAGTACCCAAGAAGAATGGATTCATTACACTCCGCTACCTCAAGTTGCTGAATCAACGCAGGTTGAAGCTGAAGTACCTAAAGTGGTGCCTATTGAAAGGATGCCTTACAATGATCCGCTACCTTTCCCAGTGATGGCGGCAAGGCACATTCGAGCTCAACTCCTtgcagaacaaaaggaagaggaggtAACAAAGGTAAGAGCACAAGAGTTAAAAATTAGCAATGAGGAACGTACTAATGAAACTGTAAATGGAGAAAGTGAGGTAACTAAGGAAGGTATTTTAGCTATGTTTGCACACTGCAACGTAGTTGATCTCGATTCTGAAGCCTCACAGTTTGTAGAAGGTATGGTTAATGTAAAAGGTGCAGGTAAACCTGTTTTACCTTGCACTTTTGGTGGATCCTCTTATTATGGACTATGTGATATTGGAACAACCATTAATGTTATTCCCTATAGATTTTATTTTGGCATCCAAGGTGAATTTGAGCATTCACAATTAGAATACACAGATATGACAATAATGCTAGCCGATATGACTCTTAGAGTTCCTATGGGAGTAATAAAAGATGTACCTATTACAATAGGACCCTACACTtatcccattgattttgttgtcattGATATGCCAATTGATTCTCATTGTCCAATAATTTTTGGAAGAACTTTCTTAAACACTGCAGGAGCTAATATTGACTGCGGGAAAGAAACTATATCTCTTAAGTTTGGGGAGGAAGTGATGAGTTTCCATTTCTTGAAGTTTACTCATAAACCCATTGTTGAAGAAGAAAACTTCGAGGAGAAAGTTAATCTTGCTACTCTTTCTACAATACTTTATAATACTCCTAAAGACGATTTAGAGGTAAGTTTACttgaaaatgaaaataatatgataGGATCAAACCAAAATGATATTGAGAAATATTTGGAATCTCTCCCTATAGCTGATAGCTCAACTAATGAGCAGTATGAAATACCTAAAAGAAAGGGAGATGAAGATTTACCACCTCCAGAACTGAAACATCTTCCTCCAGATTTATAATATAAGTTCTTAGATGAGAAAACAAATATCCAGTTATTGTAAGTACTAACCTTTCAGAAAAGGAGAAAGAACAGTTAATGATGGTACTTAAAATGCATCGCAAGGCTTTTGGGTATTCTTTGGATGACTTGAAAGGGATCAGTCCATCAATAGCCACTCATCGAATATTCATGGAAGATGGAGCCCAACCAGTTGCATATTTTTAGAGGAAACTCAAGCCTGAAaggaaggaagtggtaagaaaggAAATCATCTGCCTCCTTGATGCAGGTATCATCTATCATGTAAAAGAGAGTGACTGGGTGAGTtctgttcattgtgttcctaagaaaggaggatttATTGTTGTACCAAATAAACATAATGAAATGGTCCCAACCAGAACTATTGTAGGACAtaggatgtgcattgattttagaaaatGGAATAAGAAACTAGAAAAGATCATTACCCATTGCCTATTATAGATCAAACTCTGGAAAGACTTGCTAAGCATTCGCATTTTTGTTTTCTTAATGGATATTCTGGGTTCTCCCAAATATCTGTTCATCCAAAAGATCAATTGAAAACAACTTTTACTTGTCCTTTTGGATTATATTCTTACCGTAGAATGCCTTTCGGATTATGCAATGCTCctactacttttcaaagatgcatgactGCTATATTTCCGATTATATTGAGCATATAATGGAAGTGTTCATGGACGACTTTTCCATCTATGGAACTTCATTTAACATTTGCTTGTGTAATTTGCATAAAGTGTTGCAGAGATACGAAGATACTAATCTAGTCTTGAACTGGGAGAAGTTTCACTTTATGGTTCAAGAAGGGATAGTACTTGGGCACAAGATCTCAGGAAGAGGCATAGAAGTTGACAAGTCGAaggtggaagccatagagaaaatacCACCTCCACGAGATATCAAAGGTATAATAAGTttccttggtcatgctgggttctaCAGAAGATCCATTAGGAATTTTTCTAAGGTAGCAGACCCCTTACTAATCTCTTACAAAAATATGTTCGGTTTAAGTTTGATGAAAATTGTCTCAATAATTTCAACATTCTTAAGCAAGATCTACATAAGGCTCATATGATACAACCACCTAATTGGAAGAAACCTTTCGATCTACTTTGTGAGGCAAACCATGAATCCGTTGGAGCCACTTTGTGCTAGCAGGATGGTGATGAAGTTAATATCATCCATCATGCTAGCCGGACATAAATGATGCACAAATAGATAATCCCTTAATAGAAAAGGAGTTCTTTGCGGTTGTACTCGCCTGTGAAAAGTTTAGATCATATATCACTGACTCAAAAATTAGAGTCTACACTGATCGTATGAGTTTGAAAGAAATCCTTGAAAGGACTGATGTTAAACCCAGAATGATCCGGTGGATTTTgcatttgcaagaatttgatctgcaGATTATACAAAGAACTGAAAAACAGCTCGAAGAACGAGATTCCGTGGACAAATAAGCATTACCATGCAACATATCTACAGTCTTTATTACACCAGGTACACTTTGTCTTTGTGAAGAAGTTCTTCCTATTCTTTGTGATGGTGCAAGCAAACATTTGCTATCCACCatctatggaagaaggagagaaacaATATGATGATCCAGAAAGTACGGTACCCTTTAAACCTAACTGTTGCAAGAGAGTTTTCTTTGATTTTACTGCTTTGAAGTTTCTTTTTTTCATTATTTTATGTGCGTTTTCAAGGTCCTTACAGTTTTGTAAGCTGATTGGAGTTTTTGCGACCTCGGTATGGGCGGATAGTATGGCCAGACGCGCCCGTACCAGTAGTCACTAAAATTACAGTAAGTTTTCGTCAAAAGTTGTCTCTAACCTTGTCCGCCGCACGGGTGGACGGTACGGTCATCTATTCCCGTACGGACGGTCGTTAAAGTTACAGAACCTTTctctttcatttttgtttttgatCATTAGATAAAAAAAAATCGCCGCCTTTCTTATGTCGGTAAATCGATACGGGTATACGGTACGGTGCAAGTCCGCCCATACCAAAGCCTCGAACCGACTTTGCCTGTTCCAAGTTTTGGCAGGACGTtgggtacgggcggacggtacggtcTGCGCCCGTACCACGAACCGTCGTTCTGCCCAAAATTATTTTTTTCAAGTTTATCTCTTTCCAATTTGTTGGGATTCTTTTTCTGTGCGACCATAATCTTAATTTTACGAGTGTTTCCTCTTCATAACCCCTCATAACTCCTGGACGAGTCCCTTCTCATATTCCAACAGATCTCATCCAAGCTTACCATAACGCCTAAAGCCCCCATCATGTGTCATCCTTGGAACATTGCTTCATCAGCCCATGGTAATCGAGGCATCGACGATGTCTCGAGGAAGGATGCTACAATGGAGAAGGAAGCAGAATGATGGAGGGATGAAAATGACCCAGAAGAAGGCTTTAAGCTGAGAGAGAAGATCGTCGTGGGTCGTAGAACTTTTGGTTTGGTTGTAGGAAAGGATGATGACTATGATGAAATCGATATGAGCatcgaggaggatgaggggctgTGCCTCATCAACAAGTTGAAGATGGAAGACCAGGACAGGAAAGACTCCCTGGATAAACTGGACACACGTATCAAGAGAATTGAAGAGAAGGCCCCTGGATCCGCAGAGCATGTTCAGCTTCTGTGATGCTACCTACACCAGATGGATGAAAAGATCATCAAATGGCTAGAGGCTAACATTGATATTTGTCTTCGTTCTCTTGATACGCAGTAAAAGACGCTGGAAGTAAGCAAGAACTACACTGCTCTTCTGGAGAAGTTGGTTAAAGAGCGTCATGGCCTGCAAGATCACCCTGATCCCTGTGTCACATGCCTCCATGAGGAAGATAATGTTGATCATATTCTCACACAGTGCATGTATGCCAAGATGGTGAGGTTTGGATGTTTGAGTAGAATTGTCACTCAGCTTCAGGATCCACAGGAGAACACGGACCTAGAAAGTGGTGGACGGAAGCGAGGAAGAGGTTGAGGAAGGAGGATAGGAGATGGTTCGACACTTTTGTTTTGCTGGTTGCTTGGACACTTTGGAAACAAAGGAACGCCGGAGTTTTTGGGAACTTGCAAAGGCAACTTTCTATGAAGCAGATCATAGATAGGATTTTCGAAGAGTTAAGCCTCTGGAAGGCTGAGAGAGGAGGAGAGCGGAGAGTCATGGCGCGATAGTAGGACCCTAGGCTCACGAggtagtgtgtgtgtgtgaggtGTTGTCGTGGGCAGATGTTCGCATCCCCCTTACGGTTTTTCTTGTATTTTGGAAATggtttttcttgtattttttgttgtttctccttctataaagatatggcaCGCCTTCCGCGTGCTCCGAAAAAAACAATTCGTCTCATGGAATTGATGATGAAGTGATTGGCTAGGATCAGAGTAGATCTTCATTACTTAGGCACCAAAAATGTGGCCTAATTATGCAATTATACGATGTATCTTTTCCCGCATTTTTTATTATCATTGCTCTTAAGTTTTTGGCAAAATGTTAATTGGGCATTTGTAGCGTGCTTTTTATTCGACGGATTTTTTTTCTTCATAGTGTTTGGCCATTAGGAATTAGCCCTGATCATATCTAAATCCTGGGTTCGGCACTTGATCAAACACCCTGTTTAACGTGCTTTGGTGTTTTGAAACCCTCTGGATCAGTGAGACGGACTCAGTCTTTTGAAGACGTTCATATGGATGAGTGTGCGTCTGTTCATAGGATGAGTCTGTGTACTATgtttcgtaaaaaaaaaaaaactgaagctCCTTAATCATTGAACCATGTTTTCCTTTTCAAACACAATTCACAAAGGAAAGTGCTAGGAAtcccccggggatttgatttgccAGCCTACTGCTTCCCGTGCTGACACGTGTCTTTTTTTTGCTGCCGGGTAGCAAAAAAATCCCTTTTTTGCTTAAGTGTAGCAAAAAACGATTCGTTCACGAAACAAAAGAAATAGaccgagctcgccggagaccgcACCGGGACATCGCCGGATACCTCGCCAGAGACTTGTAGCAAAATGTTTGTGCTACTGTAGCAAAAAACCAATATCGTTCAGATAGACTGACGGAGACCTTGACAGAGATCCCGTAGCAAACATACTATGCAATTGTAGCAAACCGTGGAaaagttgtagcaaaaaaaattctATGTTACAAATCTACAAAATCAGGGACCTCACCTGGAGCCGGCACCAATGCCGCCTATGGTTACATCAACTCCAACTCAGTCCACAAGGACAGTCGGTAGCGAAGTCCTCCGCTTGTAGCAAAAGCCATCCTCGGCTGTTAGCAACACCCAATGCCTAAGGTAGCAAAACCATCCTTCGTTGGGAGTAACACCGGACAGCCAGGGTAGCAAAGCCGGCCTCCAGCGGTAGCAACATCAGGCGCTCAAGGTAGCAGCACTCTGAGCTTCCTTCTACTTTATCTTGACCCTCCTTCATGGCCTCAAACGGAGATGCAATAACCGTCGTTGACCACCACGCCCAAACCAATGCGCAGCCGCCTAGCTCCTCCACCAACGCGCCCGCCTGCGGCTTGCTCCTTCCTGCCCCccgtgctgctcctccgccggtgcGCCCCACCCCCGGGATGCTTCTTCGCCGACGCGCCCGCCCCTGAGCTACTCCACCGTCGGCGCGCCCGCCCGCCGTTTGCTCCTCCCCGTACCCGTGCTGCTCCTCCGCGGGCGCGCCCCTACCCCCGAGCTACTTCTTCGTCGGCGCGTCCCTCCCCTGAGAAGCTCCACCGCAGCGTCGGGATGGGGAGGGGGCGTCGCCGTCGAGGCTGGGATCCGTGGCAGCCGCTCTCGCTGCGGGGCTCCTCTGGTGGCTCACGGCGGCGAGGCCGCACGAGGGAGGCGCGTGAGGCTACGGCTGCAGTGTGCGTGGCCGAAGCTGCGGTGATGTGCGTGGCCGAGAAGAATGGGGGAGGAACGAGCGTTCGGTGGAGGTGGAGAAGATGGAGTCGTGGGAGGAGAAGATAAGGCTGCTGGATTTTTTTTTCCTGTAAGGGCGGTGCGACGTGGCAGAAGGCAGATCGCATGATCGGTTCAATCGAACGGACGCGCACCAGGAGGTTAGCCAGTGCGTGATCCTGGGGGATTGGATCATTTTCCATTCACAAAGGGCGTCCCTAGCTGGCGCTCGCGCGCCAGATTCTTAATGCGCGATCGGTTTCCGACAGCCTAATTAGGAAAAATCGTGTTTTCCTTTCTGAGAGGTAGCTTTCACATAGTGCATGTCTCTCCTTTCATGTAATTAATGTTAATAATCAATGCATGCAAGTTAGCATGACAAAAAGTAGAAGGCATGCATGGGATGGAccaccttttcttctctctcccCGCGTCACGTGCATTCCTAATTAGCATGGCTAATCACCGCATGAAAATTTAGGGTCACCTGTAGAATATATGTAGCAGAAACCATTGTTTAAAATGATTTATCTTTCAAATGAACGCTTCGATTTAAGATtcgttttcaccaataaatccgtctcgacgagatcttcagaactagcaccaatattaatatgtttcgacaaactttttttctggctaaaagttatcaaccctctctatttgaataatcaacccctccgtacttcagtgatcaacggtaaatgtataaaattatcaacctggtgcaggctatttAAGGAAAGTTCTGCATTCATGcataaatagacgaatctgctgatgtcagcggaatcttttccaaatttgaaaattcaaaatgttttaacttttaaacgataactccaaattaagatcccctTTCACCaaaaaatccgtctcgacgagatcttcaaaactagcacccatgttgatatgtttcgagaaactttttttcgggctaaaagttatcaaccctctctatctgaataatcaaccctccgtacttgagtgatcaacggtaaatatataaaattatcaacctggtgtaggctattgagggaaagttctgcatgcatgcacaaatagacgaatatgctgatgtcagcggaatcttttccaaatttataaattcaattcaaacgacaactccaaattaagattcgttttcaccaataaatccgtctcgacgagatcttcaaaactagcacccatgttgatatgtttcgagaaactttttttcggggtaaaagttatcaaccctctctatctgaataatcaacccctccgtacttgagtgatcaacggtaaatatataaaattatcaacctagtgtaggctattgagggaaagttctgcatgcatgcacaaatagacgaatatgctgatgtcagcggaatctttttcaaatttgtaaattcaaaacgttttaactttcaaacgacaactccaaattaagattcgctttcaccaataaatctgtctcgacgagatcttcaaaactagcacccatgttgatatgtttcgagaaactttttttcgggctaaaagttatcaaccctctctatctgaataatcaacccctccgtacttgagtgatcaacgacgaatatataaaattatcaaccccaaatttaattttatttgaaacagtttagcgattttttttagtttagaagctatcaacccggtgtcatgttatttatcaacagtaaatataaataactaccaaccctaaaaatctaattttattttgaatattttggcgactctttttagtttacaagttatcaacccgatgccccgttatttatcaatggtaattataaataactaccaaccataaaaagtatttcattttgaatattttagcgaatattttatttattttacaagctatcaacctgatgcctcgttatttatcaacggtaaatataaataaataataaccctaaaacatATTTCATTTAGAAATATTTAGCGAGTCTCTTTTAATTTACAaggtatcaacccggtgacccgctatttatcaatgataaaaataaataaatatcaaccctaaaaatttattttaatttaaaatatgtagggactcttttttgtttacaagttatcaacccggtgccccattatttatcaacggtaaatttaatttagaatattttagcaaattttgttagcttacaacttaaacaatagtacttaatttgagtagcaagtggtagttcatttgagttgcaagtggatctccccacccgttatttccccccttaaaaaccactagcccgaaaaagggaattataaaaattaatcgaaaaaacatgaattaccgtacgaaataacaacacaaagggaattgcaaaaaaagagaattgtcaaaagggaattgcaaaaaaaaaaagaattgagaGTCCACCTTGTGCTGAAAAAAAGaacgtgcatgcatgcagaaactTAGAGCATGTACAATAGAGCTGACTCAGCTGGCTGTAAGGTCTTCCACGTCATCTAAATCTTAGCtggaggggagagaagagaggagagagaagcgAACGGGCGCTCCGTATGTCGCCCGGCTGTAGCACAAGATACGAAGAACTGCCGCCCGCTTGAAGCCCGATGCGAGCGCTAGCGCTGGCGCTCTGGATCCCGCGCGGCTTCCTTGCCTCCCGCGCTTCTCTCTCCCGGCAGCGCGCAAATCTTTCTTTCTCTCGCGCGAAATCCTTTCTTGCGCGCGAAATCGAACCTCTTAAGCTCCGAACCGATCCCAAATTACCCCCAAATCGCCACAATTAGAACCCTAGGCTAGCTGAGAAGCCCCATCAGAAAGATGGGTCAGCAATCCAAAAGGACgcgtgcgccggcgcctctcaAGGTACCTTCGTCGGCGTCTCATCTTGTCCCGCCGGCGGCGCCTCATCTTGTCCCACCGGCGGCGCCTCAGCTTTTCTTCCCGCCGGTGCCTCAGTCCGTCCCGCCGCTGCCTCATCCTAACATGCCAGTGGTGTTCCCTCCCGTACCAGGAGGTTGGATTCCCCCACGACCACCACAACAAAGCGTACCAGGTTCTTTGGCTCAAGGCCCTTGTTGGGCACCGCCTGCTGGCATTGGTGGCTCTGAATCTTCTTGGTGCATGCCTGAGAATATTGACGACTCTGATCCACAAGCATGGTAACGTTCTCAATTGCTAATTAAATGGCCACCGTGGTGTCATTCTGTGTATGATATGGAGGTGGTTTGCTTTTGTCTGATACTATCAAGTTGCAGCGTTATGTTGTATGATTTTTGGTGTCAGAAAAATAAAAGTAGAAGAGGTGTCCATGGAAATATTGCATATAAGAATCTGGTTCACAACCTTGTTTGATAGGAAATCATGTTTAGTTAATACCTATGCATTTGAGAACTGTTTTATCAAGATTCAAACAGCATGTTCAGCTCTGCAAAATTGGTCGTAACCAATCATGAAGATTAGAACTGATGTAGCTAGGATTCTTCTCTACTGAACATCTTCTCTACAGTCGCATATGTCTGTaagttagttttctttttctattaGCATACCTGATTGCTTTGCGCATGATTTCTGCTTACATGGAAGCTGTAGTTAGTTGTCGGTACAAGCATATAaattttcttcttaattaattttTTAAACATAGTGTACTGATCTTATGAATTACCTGCTGTAGGAGGGATTCTCACCTACCTGGTGGTTTCCTTGGTTTCTTTAAGAACACACCAAGCCACACAGAAGTTATGGGAAATGGGACTTCATCGCAGCCAATCACTGTTGGTGATGACACCAGTGGTGGCAATTGTAAAAGGACTGAAAAACGATTGCCATGGACAAAAGAGGAGGATCTTAGATtggtaagttttttttttgcgtgCTGCCTCCATGTGTTACTAGCACAAAAATAACCCCTTCTAATAATATTGTAGGTTAGTGCTTGGTTGAATAATTCAAATGACCCAATTCAATCCAATTACAAGAAGAATGAGCAGTATTGGAAAGAAGTCACTGCTGTCTACAATAGTACCACTCC contains:
- the LOC124659178 gene encoding glutathione S-transferase T3-like isoform X1 is translated as MGNGTSSQPITVGDDTSGGNCKRTEKRLPWTKEEDLRLVSAWLNNSNDPIQSNYKKNEQYWKEVTAVYNSTTPKNRERLLKQEYAVMWSSDMKVLDANA
- the LOC124659178 gene encoding glutathione S-transferase T3-like isoform X2, with the protein product MGNGTSSQPITVGDDTSGGNCKRTEKRLPWTKEEDLRLVSAWLNNSNDPIQSNYKKNEQYWKEVTAVYNSTTPKNRERLLKNML